One window of the Bacteroidetes bacterium SB0662_bin_6 genome contains the following:
- a CDS encoding queuosine precursor transporter, with the protein MLRKAYELTRPQKLFVFCAAVFLTALVVAEATAGKFFTAFDLPRGIVIFGVTFNEVIMTAGVIAFPVTFIVTDLINEYYGKKGIRFVTFVGMVMIGFEFALLQVAMAVPTAPSSPISDEAFTTVFGTTGRIIFGSMTAYLVGQLVDIHLFHRLRKLTAGRMLWLRATGSTFGSQFIDTFVVLGVAFWGQLRIQDILAITLFNYAYKFIIAVVITPIIYLAHWGMDRYLAHDGKDTSSGDAAAAIAGQPEGAIRAGSKKDGFS; encoded by the coding sequence ATGCTGCGCAAGGCCTACGAACTTACCCGTCCGCAAAAGCTGTTCGTCTTTTGCGCCGCTGTGTTCCTCACAGCCCTCGTGGTGGCTGAAGCGACTGCGGGCAAATTCTTCACGGCATTCGATCTGCCCCGGGGCATTGTCATTTTCGGGGTTACGTTCAATGAAGTGATTATGACCGCCGGGGTGATCGCCTTTCCCGTCACGTTTATCGTGACGGACCTGATCAACGAGTACTACGGCAAGAAGGGCATTCGCTTCGTGACTTTCGTGGGCATGGTCATGATCGGCTTCGAGTTTGCGTTGCTGCAGGTGGCTATGGCCGTGCCGACAGCTCCTTCTTCGCCTATCTCCGACGAGGCGTTCACGACCGTTTTCGGCACGACGGGCCGGATTATTTTCGGCAGCATGACTGCCTATCTGGTTGGGCAGCTCGTAGATATCCATCTCTTCCACAGGCTGCGCAAACTTACCGCCGGGCGCATGTTGTGGCTGCGCGCCACCGGCTCCACATTCGGCTCCCAGTTCATCGACACCTTTGTGGTGCTGGGCGTGGCCTTCTGGGGGCAACTCAGGATTCAGGACATTCTGGCGATTACGCTTTTCAATTACGCCTACAAGTTTATCATTGCCGTCGTGATTACGCCCATCATTTATCTGGCGCACTGGGGCATGGACCGGTATCTGGCCCATGACGGCAAAGACACATCTTCGGGGGATGCTGCTGCCGCGATAGCCGGCCAGCCTGAAGGGGCGATCCGGGCCGGATCGAAGAAGGACGGGTTCAGTTGA
- a CDS encoding histidine kinase has translation MHRIATKTALTAALLAGGACLLVTLFTRISYVWPVCVAAAVGMAMYFVMHRTVTQRLRNVYDALGAIRREQGYAEAPIDNSGDEIDQLIRRGDQTRHAVRNHIADLSRADNYRREYVGDVSHEIKTPVFAIQGFAETLLSGALQDPEVNRGFVQKILHHAFRLNALAKDLGEISRLETGAFQLDREPFFAGQIFDEVKESLEHAARKKNIRLRSDIHPGAEWVDADRDQLRQVLVNLVDNAIKYNNNGGYVQLAARRSEEFVRVSVEDNGIGMLQEDVPRVTERFFRVDKSRSRAQGGTGLGLSIVKHILGAHGAALDIESTPGSGSTFSFLLPAVERPVLSE, from the coding sequence ATGCATCGTATTGCGACGAAGACGGCGTTGACCGCAGCGCTTCTGGCAGGAGGAGCTTGCCTGCTGGTTACGCTGTTCACGCGCATATCGTATGTGTGGCCCGTATGTGTGGCCGCCGCGGTAGGGATGGCCATGTACTTCGTGATGCACCGCACGGTTACGCAACGCCTCCGGAATGTGTATGATGCGCTGGGCGCGATTCGCCGCGAACAAGGCTACGCGGAAGCGCCGATCGACAATAGCGGGGATGAGATAGATCAGCTTATCCGCCGGGGGGATCAGACCCGGCACGCGGTCAGGAATCACATCGCCGATCTGAGCAGGGCGGATAATTACCGGCGGGAATATGTAGGCGATGTTTCCCACGAAATCAAAACTCCGGTGTTCGCTATCCAGGGGTTTGCCGAAACGCTGCTGAGCGGCGCCCTGCAAGACCCGGAAGTCAACCGCGGATTCGTGCAGAAAATTCTGCACCATGCGTTCCGGTTGAATGCGCTCGCCAAAGACCTTGGGGAAATTTCACGCCTTGAGACGGGAGCGTTCCAACTGGACCGCGAGCCGTTTTTCGCGGGACAGATTTTTGACGAGGTCAAGGAATCGCTCGAACACGCGGCCCGAAAAAAGAACATTCGCTTGCGCAGCGATATCCATCCCGGGGCGGAATGGGTGGACGCAGACCGCGATCAGCTCCGGCAGGTGCTCGTCAATCTGGTCGATAATGCCATCAAGTACAACAACAACGGCGGATATGTACAACTCGCTGCCCGCCGGTCGGAGGAGTTTGTGCGCGTATCCGTGGAAGACAACGGCATCGGTATGCTTCAGGAAGATGTGCCCCGGGTGACGGAGCGCTTCTTCCGCGTGGACAAGAGTCGGTCGCGCGCGCAGGGGGGAACCGGTCTGGGTTTGTCCATTGTCAAGCATATCCTCGGGGCGCATGGAGCAGCGCTTGACATAGAGAGCACCCCCGGTTCCGGCTCGACGTTTTCGTTTTTACTCCCTGCCGTCGAGCGGCCGGTTCTCTCCGAATAG
- a CDS encoding response regulator transcription factor, producing the protein MAGNSVEGRTILIVDDEQDLLDLLKYNFEKEGFRTIAALDGAEGLQRARQDDPDLIVLDIMMPEMDGIEVCQRIRRDANLRRKPVIMLTARTEDRDYIEGLDVGADVYIGKPVSVPVLISQVNALLRSTGRTQNPPDILHLGALEVNRARYLVVHKGEEIRMPKKEFDLLYFLASNPGKVFRRQDLLDAVWGRDVYVVDRTVDVHVRKIREKFGTGLIETVTGVGYKLNVY; encoded by the coding sequence ATGGCCGGTAATTCGGTGGAAGGCCGGACGATTCTGATCGTGGACGACGAACAGGATCTGCTGGATCTTCTGAAGTACAATTTCGAGAAAGAGGGTTTTCGAACCATTGCGGCGCTCGATGGCGCCGAGGGGCTGCAACGCGCCCGGCAAGACGACCCGGACCTCATTGTACTCGATATCATGATGCCGGAAATGGACGGCATCGAGGTATGTCAAAGGATTCGCCGGGATGCAAATCTTCGCAGGAAACCGGTCATCATGCTGACGGCCCGCACCGAAGACCGGGATTACATCGAGGGGCTGGATGTGGGGGCGGACGTATACATAGGAAAGCCTGTTTCGGTACCCGTACTCATCAGTCAGGTCAATGCGCTGCTCCGGAGTACGGGGCGTACACAGAATCCCCCGGACATTTTGCATCTGGGTGCGCTCGAAGTAAACCGCGCCCGCTATCTTGTGGTGCACAAGGGCGAAGAAATACGGATGCCGAAAAAAGAATTCGATCTCCTTTATTTCCTGGCTTCCAATCCGGGCAAGGTGTTTCGCCGGCAGGATTTACTCGATGCCGTCTGGGGGCGCGATGTGTATGTGGTGGATCGTACGGTGGACGTGCATGTGCGCAAGATTCGTGAAAAGTTCGGCACCGGACTCATTGAAACCGTAACCGGCGTAGGGTACAAGCTGAACGTGTACTGA
- a CDS encoding TonB-dependent receptor, with the protein MSRVTPTEIRATTPNKNTSRTGYRQDAGYLPSIKNILKVVELPLIKCCVWLPQGVIYGGGRGRKSSGSTSRNYGQEPASIVPDNLRCTMAKLIRPFTTPTTWSAAGLLLVLTLLPAQAMPVSEDLVFGTTGKIAGRIVDANTGTPVPGATIIIEGTTLGAAAGNDGYYTIINVKPGTYTLVVSMIGYATFRVENVEVSADRTTRVNLELQETVIEGEEIVIVAQRPLIEMDRTTSASYVSAESIANLPVQELQDLLQLQPGVVYDASGRLHLRGGRHGEVAYMIDGIPVTDQFSGGSKIEIENSWVQELQVISGTFNAEYGQAQSGIINIVSKEGRSTFEGSSSFHVGSYLTSKNDVFPKVATPGLTELNGEFTFGGPIPFLPAGSFFVNGRLLNSDGWLYGERRMRIEDTVPIQDFIHQARQTSTDQETLVGIRVPDSLQTGDGAYVPMNPRKKYAFHTSLSARPVQALKVGYALFLSNQQRKYYQDSRRFAPDGQPKVTEWGQNHILSLTHTLTTSMFYRMALSFQRDKRTSFLFEDPLDLRYQGLAYGANGFLFGGTSNGNAETTQDLYLAKADFSSQIDRFNLIEFGIEYRRHKINTRDLVTISDGPVYDEPDLRIPSSNTAGNDAYTQAPRELSAYLQDKIEIDEIILNAGLRFDHWNPNGRIPVEPEAITNPEDGIRLATDFGASEVSYQLSPRIGLAFPISRSGVLHVSYGHFFQIPRFSFIFTNSEFEVKLGDLETLMGNANLKPEKTIAYELGLQQAIAPAWKFELTVYYKDIKNLLGQEIITTRDKKIYARYINRDYGNTRGMVLSLIRQYQDNLGATVDYSYQIARGNASDPNAVFFDHQTNPPRESEKQVLPLDWDQRHTINGTLIIGNPDNWTLSLIGRYHTGQPYTPTDPGSALAEQFENSERKPSQVSLDLNFNKRLQWGGVQVKFFVKAYNILDKLNTDRVYTSTGNAAHPYRTIGETEILLQNPNFSLHEIDLRPDFYAEPRRVIAGIELNF; encoded by the coding sequence ATGAGCCGCGTGACGCCAACAGAAATTCGCGCGACGACCCCGAATAAAAATACTTCGCGCACAGGCTATCGGCAAGACGCCGGATACTTGCCATCTATAAAGAACATTCTCAAGGTTGTCGAACTTCCGCTTATCAAGTGTTGTGTTTGGTTACCACAAGGCGTTATTTACGGTGGCGGCCGTGGGCGGAAGAGTTCAGGTAGCACATCGCGGAATTACGGCCAGGAGCCTGCATCTATTGTCCCGGACAATCTTCGATGTACCATGGCTAAGCTGATTCGGCCGTTTACAACGCCCACGACATGGTCGGCAGCAGGGCTTCTGTTGGTATTGACTTTGCTGCCAGCCCAGGCAATGCCTGTGTCAGAGGATCTTGTGTTCGGTACGACCGGCAAGATTGCAGGCCGCATCGTGGACGCAAATACGGGCACTCCTGTGCCCGGCGCCACCATTATAATCGAAGGCACAACGCTTGGCGCTGCCGCCGGCAATGACGGATACTATACGATAATCAACGTCAAACCGGGGACATACACACTGGTGGTGTCCATGATTGGTTACGCCACATTTCGAGTGGAAAATGTTGAAGTCTCCGCCGACCGGACTACCCGTGTAAACCTGGAATTACAGGAAACGGTCATTGAAGGAGAAGAAATTGTGATCGTTGCACAACGTCCACTCATAGAGATGGATCGTACGACTTCGGCCTCCTACGTTTCCGCAGAGTCCATTGCAAACCTTCCGGTCCAGGAATTACAGGACCTGCTCCAGCTTCAGCCCGGTGTTGTTTATGATGCGTCGGGGCGCCTTCATCTTCGCGGAGGGCGCCACGGTGAGGTAGCCTACATGATTGACGGCATCCCGGTAACCGACCAGTTTAGCGGTGGCAGTAAGATAGAGATCGAAAACAGTTGGGTCCAGGAATTGCAGGTTATCAGTGGTACCTTCAACGCCGAATACGGCCAGGCCCAGTCCGGCATCATCAACATCGTCTCGAAAGAAGGGCGGTCGACTTTCGAGGGGAGCAGTTCATTCCATGTAGGCAGCTACCTTACCTCGAAGAACGACGTATTTCCAAAGGTTGCAACTCCCGGACTGACCGAATTGAATGGCGAATTTACTTTCGGCGGCCCGATCCCGTTTCTACCCGCCGGCTCATTTTTCGTCAACGGGCGCCTGCTTAATTCTGATGGATGGCTCTATGGTGAGCGCCGCATGCGTATCGAGGATACTGTCCCTATTCAGGACTTCATCCACCAGGCGCGACAGACATCAACTGACCAGGAGACGCTGGTAGGCATTCGCGTACCGGATTCACTGCAGACGGGTGACGGCGCATATGTGCCCATGAATCCACGAAAGAAGTACGCGTTTCACACTTCTCTGTCTGCTCGCCCGGTTCAGGCGCTGAAGGTGGGCTATGCCCTGTTTCTCAGCAACCAGCAACGCAAGTACTACCAGGATAGCAGGCGATTTGCACCGGATGGACAACCAAAGGTCACCGAATGGGGACAGAACCATATCCTGTCGTTGACCCACACCCTGACCACGTCCATGTTTTACCGGATGGCCCTGTCGTTCCAGCGCGATAAACGGACAAGCTTCCTCTTTGAGGATCCATTGGATCTGCGCTATCAGGGTCTCGCGTACGGAGCCAACGGTTTCCTTTTTGGAGGAACCAGTAACGGAAACGCCGAGACTACGCAAGACCTCTATCTTGCCAAGGCAGACTTTTCGAGCCAGATCGACCGATTCAACCTGATAGAGTTTGGGATTGAATACCGACGTCACAAGATAAATACCCGAGATCTGGTGACTATTTCGGATGGCCCGGTTTATGATGAGCCGGACCTCCGCATCCCGTCCTCCAACACTGCGGGCAATGATGCCTACACCCAGGCGCCACGCGAACTTTCGGCCTATTTGCAGGACAAGATTGAAATCGACGAGATCATCCTGAATGCGGGCCTCCGGTTCGACCATTGGAATCCGAATGGCCGCATCCCGGTCGAGCCGGAGGCAATCACAAACCCGGAAGACGGCATACGTCTGGCCACGGATTTTGGCGCATCGGAAGTGAGCTACCAGCTCAGCCCCCGTATCGGACTTGCATTTCCGATTTCCAGGTCAGGGGTCCTGCACGTATCGTACGGCCATTTCTTCCAGATTCCACGATTTTCATTCATATTCACCAACTCGGAGTTCGAGGTGAAACTGGGCGACCTGGAAACGCTGATGGGAAATGCCAACCTCAAGCCGGAAAAAACGATAGCCTATGAGTTAGGGCTACAGCAGGCCATTGCGCCTGCATGGAAGTTCGAGCTTACCGTCTACTATAAAGACATCAAGAATTTATTAGGCCAGGAGATCATCACTACACGAGATAAGAAAATCTATGCACGCTACATCAACAGGGACTATGGCAACACGCGCGGTATGGTACTGTCACTCATCAGACAATACCAGGACAACCTTGGGGCTACGGTAGATTACAGCTACCAGATAGCGCGCGGCAACGCCTCCGACCCAAACGCGGTATTCTTCGATCACCAGACAAACCCGCCGCGGGAAAGCGAGAAGCAAGTTCTCCCCCTTGACTGGGACCAGCGCCACACCATCAACGGCACGCTGATCATAGGCAATCCCGATAACTGGACTCTCAGCCTGATTGGCCGCTATCATACAGGCCAGCCCTACACGCCAACGGATCCGGGCAGTGCGCTTGCCGAGCAATTCGAAAACAGTGAGCGCAAGCCCTCGCAGGTAAGCCTTGACCTGAACTTCAATAAGCGCCTCCAGTGGGGCGGGGTGCAAGTAAAGTTTTTTGTAAAGGCCTACAACATCCTTGACAAGCTAAATACCGACCGGGTGTATACGAGCACCGGTAACGCGGCACACCCCTATCGCACCATTGGAGAAACCGAGATATTACTGCAAAACCCCAATTTTTCCCTTCACGAGATTGACCTCCGGCCGGATTTCTATGCCGAGCCGCGTCGTGTTATCGCGGGTATTGAACTCAATTTTTGA
- a CDS encoding PorV/PorQ family protein encodes MCHVPSPCNVTDALRWVRTGARAARYAVCIAVTASLLPIVAWGQEVDRPVNFVEDVTNAGTSAAAFLEIGVGGRAQAMGNAGVALPHDASSMFWNPAAAVALDGTVLVSFDHTEWLANTRLDYVAAVLALPRIGALGLSVMSFDIVDQAPVRTILQPEGTGEFYSVSDLALTLTYAARLTPRFMAGVSGKIIQQTLWHEKASTYAFDLGMMYDTNLPGLSLAASLANFGGDMQLKGRDLRRPFDDDPINFSNDKLNVNLQTDAFSLPLLFRFGIAYRLEAPMHRMVLTADLLHPSDNSEAVNAGLEYTFIDTISFRAGVASYFEADRTGGYTLGMGLQRRVFGQVGVVIDYAYATWGILNATHRFTVTLIR; translated from the coding sequence ATGTGTCACGTACCATCCCCTTGTAACGTAACCGATGCCCTGCGATGGGTGAGGACTGGCGCACGCGCAGCCCGGTATGCCGTGTGCATCGCAGTCACGGCATCGTTGCTTCCCATCGTCGCATGGGGGCAGGAGGTAGATCGGCCGGTGAATTTTGTTGAAGACGTTACCAACGCCGGTACGAGTGCCGCTGCGTTTCTTGAAATCGGTGTCGGAGGTCGCGCCCAGGCTATGGGGAATGCCGGCGTCGCCCTGCCTCATGACGCATCGTCCATGTTCTGGAATCCCGCCGCCGCCGTTGCCTTGGACGGCACGGTCCTGGTCTCCTTCGACCATACCGAATGGCTTGCCAACACCCGGCTTGACTATGTCGCGGCGGTCCTGGCCCTTCCGCGGATCGGCGCTCTGGGGCTAAGTGTGATGAGCTTCGATATTGTGGATCAGGCGCCCGTACGAACCATCTTGCAGCCGGAAGGCACGGGAGAGTTCTACAGCGTGTCCGATCTGGCTCTTACGCTAACCTACGCCGCACGGCTCACTCCTCGATTTATGGCGGGCGTCTCAGGTAAGATTATTCAGCAGACCCTTTGGCACGAGAAAGCCAGCACATACGCTTTCGACCTCGGGATGATGTATGACACCAACCTTCCGGGCCTGAGTCTGGCTGCGAGTCTTGCCAATTTCGGTGGCGATATGCAACTGAAGGGGCGAGACCTGCGCAGGCCTTTCGACGACGATCCGATCAACTTCAGCAACGATAAGCTCAATGTTAATCTGCAGACGGATGCGTTCTCTTTGCCACTCTTGTTCAGGTTTGGAATCGCGTACCGGTTGGAGGCTCCCATGCACCGCATGGTTCTTACAGCCGATCTGCTGCATCCCTCGGATAACAGCGAGGCCGTCAATGCGGGGCTCGAATACACGTTCATTGATACGATTTCCTTTCGGGCAGGGGTGGCGTCTTATTTTGAGGCGGATCGTACCGGCGGGTACACCCTCGGCATGGGACTTCAGCGGCGCGTGTTCGGTCAAGTCGGTGTGGTAATCGACTATGCGTATGCGACATGGGGTATTCTGAACGCGACCCACCGCTTCACCGTCACCCTGATCCGTTGA
- a CDS encoding T9SS type A sorting domain-containing protein yields MKTFLPFLACICMFLCASQAVAQQAPRLIVNEFLADPAADAPGDANGDGTRSGSQDEFVELANISADTLDLTGWMVGDDEGINFTFPDGYMMPPRALLVIFGGGDVSNVPGYDADPLMTRAFQADSTVGNGFANGGDYIVIQSPDGNEDMYVAYNSANGQGPPTKDAVANITFEFEVNVNAAANEDVSLTRNPDGDISNPDPFVQHSSVSSALFSPGLTITGGDMVPKVRPPLSIVINEVLADPPGGDAGDANGDGTRSSSQDEFIELANVGDTAVDIGGWMLGDDEGIAFVFPDGYMVEPRGIIAVFGGGDVSNVPGYNADPMMTRVFQADSTVGNGFANGGDIIILLSDDGTYDTWFAYGSKANTGGPAPETYPAGTEFEIEQDVAAPANADNSVTRFPDGNVNVPDPFVQHLAVSTNAFSPALTIDGRMQVPPPQPPVTIVINEILADAAGDANGDGTVDGMQDEFIELINTSEEMSVDLSGWSVGDPGGLTFTFPDGFMLPPLKLVAVFGGGDVSAVQGYNADPLQSRVFAASGSLGDGLDEAGDHAVLVSADGSYDAYVAFGSASGGTAPTIMSGGSNVDWEFTLNTAAEANMDNSITREPDGNFLAMDPFVQHSTTGGGPWSPAATIAGVGGLDEFKDVPHPWGTGYVMAFNWWERDRVEIRDAPQLFPIRMDEGTIELWFRPDSILTNDTHDPDWTYLFGKNLGGNNPGDLGVGWRRSEGRLLFFMQDGTNTTNLNQNDDIRTQFFPRWYHVAVTWNVADKMRMYIDGAKVAEIESEVPLLGGSMQAAIGNGASDLWNDRYEGFRGMIDEVRVSLVDRYAGVDAFDLQTEPFEPDAMTLALWHLDEGQGETTEDATGNGFTGHLGGFDGDGNFDAATMPMWIDASTLVTGVTEDELPKEFSLEQNYPNPFNPNTSITYTIPHMTNVRVEVYNVLGQRVQVLTDQALAAGTYTINFQADRLASGIYFYVLHADNTHLVRKMVLLK; encoded by the coding sequence ATGAAAACATTCCTCCCCTTTCTCGCCTGCATCTGCATGTTTTTATGTGCCAGCCAAGCCGTAGCACAGCAGGCGCCACGCCTTATTGTGAATGAGTTTCTCGCCGATCCGGCGGCTGACGCTCCCGGTGACGCCAACGGAGACGGCACGCGTTCCGGTTCGCAGGACGAGTTCGTCGAGCTTGCCAATATCAGTGCGGATACGCTCGATTTGACCGGCTGGATGGTCGGTGACGATGAGGGAATAAACTTCACGTTCCCGGACGGCTACATGATGCCTCCCAGGGCGCTGCTCGTCATTTTCGGCGGCGGCGATGTCTCGAATGTCCCGGGTTACGATGCGGATCCTCTTATGACGCGTGCATTCCAGGCCGACAGCACCGTGGGCAACGGCTTCGCCAACGGCGGTGACTACATCGTCATCCAGTCGCCCGACGGCAATGAGGATATGTACGTTGCCTACAATTCGGCGAACGGTCAGGGCCCGCCAACCAAGGATGCGGTCGCAAATATCACGTTCGAGTTCGAAGTGAATGTAAATGCGGCGGCCAATGAGGATGTCTCTCTTACAAGAAATCCTGATGGCGACATCTCGAATCCCGATCCATTCGTACAGCATAGTTCGGTAAGCTCAGCCCTCTTTTCGCCCGGGCTGACCATCACCGGCGGTGACATGGTCCCCAAGGTCCGGCCGCCGCTTTCCATCGTCATCAACGAAGTTTTAGCCGATCCGCCAGGAGGAGACGCCGGTGACGCCAACGGAGACGGCACGCGTAGTTCGTCACAGGATGAATTCATCGAATTGGCGAACGTAGGCGATACCGCAGTTGATATCGGAGGGTGGATGCTGGGGGACGACGAAGGTATTGCCTTTGTTTTTCCGGATGGATATATGGTGGAGCCGCGCGGCATCATCGCTGTCTTTGGTGGAGGAGATGTAAGTAATGTCCCGGGTTACAATGCGGATCCGATGATGACGCGTGTATTTCAGGCTGACAGCACCGTGGGGAACGGCTTCGCCAACGGCGGTGACATCATCATACTCCTGTCTGATGATGGGACGTATGATACATGGTTTGCCTACGGAAGCAAAGCCAACACGGGGGGCCCCGCCCCGGAGACGTACCCGGCAGGTACGGAATTCGAGATCGAGCAGGATGTTGCTGCGCCCGCTAATGCGGACAATTCGGTGACCCGCTTTCCGGACGGCAACGTTAATGTGCCGGATCCATTCGTGCAGCATCTGGCAGTGAGCACCAATGCATTTTCGCCGGCCCTTACTATAGACGGCCGCATGCAAGTACCGCCGCCACAGCCGCCCGTTACGATCGTCATCAACGAAATCCTTGCCGATGCGGCAGGCGACGCCAACGGCGACGGCACGGTCGACGGCATGCAAGACGAATTCATCGAACTCATCAACACCAGTGAAGAGATGTCCGTTGACCTCTCCGGCTGGAGCGTCGGAGATCCCGGGGGCCTTACGTTCACGTTCCCGGACGGCTTTATGCTCCCTCCGCTAAAGCTGGTCGCCGTCTTTGGGGGAGGTGATGTGTCCGCTGTGCAGGGGTACAATGCAGATCCGCTGCAGTCGCGGGTCTTTGCAGCCAGCGGCAGTCTTGGCGATGGCCTGGATGAAGCGGGAGACCACGCCGTACTGGTAAGTGCTGACGGCTCGTACGATGCCTACGTCGCTTTCGGCAGTGCAAGCGGTGGAACCGCACCGACGATCATGAGCGGCGGAAGTAACGTGGACTGGGAGTTTACCCTGAATACGGCTGCTGAGGCAAACATGGATAATTCCATTACGCGCGAGCCCGACGGCAATTTCCTGGCCATGGATCCCTTTGTTCAGCATTCGACCACCGGCGGCGGGCCCTGGTCTCCGGCAGCAACTATTGCCGGCGTCGGCGGGCTTGACGAATTCAAGGATGTTCCCCACCCCTGGGGTACGGGCTACGTGATGGCGTTCAACTGGTGGGAGCGTGACCGCGTTGAAATCCGCGACGCTCCCCAGCTCTTCCCGATCCGGATGGACGAGGGTACCATCGAACTCTGGTTCAGGCCCGACTCGATCCTGACGAATGACACCCATGACCCCGACTGGACGTACCTGTTTGGCAAAAATCTCGGAGGCAACAATCCCGGTGACCTGGGTGTGGGCTGGCGGCGTAGCGAGGGGCGTCTCCTGTTCTTCATGCAGGACGGCACCAATACCACCAATCTCAACCAGAACGACGACATCCGCACACAATTCTTCCCGCGCTGGTATCATGTGGCGGTAACGTGGAATGTTGCGGACAAGATGCGGATGTATATTGACGGCGCAAAAGTTGCCGAAATCGAGTCGGAGGTTCCATTGCTGGGGGGCTCGATGCAGGCAGCGATAGGCAACGGCGCCTCAGACCTGTGGAACGACAGGTATGAAGGCTTCCGCGGCATGATCGATGAGGTACGTGTCTCACTGGTCGATCGGTATGCCGGCGTCGATGCTTTCGACTTGCAGACGGAACCGTTCGAGCCTGACGCAATGACGCTGGCGCTCTGGCACCTCGATGAGGGACAGGGAGAAACCACGGAGGATGCCACCGGGAACGGATTCACGGGGCACCTCGGCGGTTTTGATGGAGACGGGAATTTTGACGCGGCTACTATGCCGATGTGGATCGACGCTTCCACGCTGGTGACCGGAGTTACCGAAGACGAACTGCCAAAAGAATTCTCCCTCGAACAGAACTATCCGAACCCGTTCAATCCCAACACATCGATTACGTACACCATTCCGCACATGACCAATGTAAGGGTCGAAGTATACAATGTGCTGGGACAGCGTGTCCAGGTGCTGACCGACCAGGCGCTGGCTGCCGGGACCTACACGATCAACTTCCAGGCCGATCGCCTCGCCAGTGGTATCTACTTCTATGTGCTGCATGCCGACAACACGCATCTGGTACGGAAGATGGTCTTGCTGAAGTAG